One window from the genome of Candidatus Eisenbacteria bacterium encodes:
- a CDS encoding endonuclease/exonuclease/phosphatase family protein produces the protein MKQHPAAGRLAALLCAGWTATWPASPAAAQPRASTPRTDDITVVSLNLWHDAHDWPARLARIVAGLRALDPDVICLQEVLQNPVLPNQAATIADSLGCAYRFVSVDGEERPKRYGNAILTRHPLLADGGKFLLPLNDWRVVAHVRVDVRGRALDVYDTHLHHTPEGGAIRAEQIRDLLAYVDSTRGDGPAVLAGDFNCELGSPEMRPLERDWLDAFAATHPRVRGEQAATMNPRFDGGAARAIDHVFVPRRGRLVPREAEILFRDCGPDSVWASDHYGVLARLGSPDSR, from the coding sequence ATGAAACAACACCCGGCGGCGGGCCGCCTCGCGGCGCTGCTGTGCGCGGGCTGGACCGCCACATGGCCGGCTTCCCCGGCGGCCGCCCAGCCGCGCGCCTCGACCCCGCGGACGGACGACATCACCGTCGTGTCGCTCAACCTGTGGCACGACGCGCACGACTGGCCGGCGCGCCTGGCGCGCATCGTCGCAGGGCTGCGCGCGCTCGATCCGGACGTGATCTGCCTGCAGGAAGTCCTGCAGAACCCGGTCCTGCCCAATCAGGCCGCGACGATCGCCGACAGCCTGGGTTGCGCGTACCGGTTCGTTTCGGTGGACGGCGAGGAGCGGCCCAAGCGCTACGGGAACGCCATCCTCACGCGCCATCCGCTGCTCGCGGACGGAGGGAAGTTCCTGCTGCCGCTGAACGACTGGCGCGTCGTCGCGCACGTTCGCGTGGACGTGCGCGGGCGCGCGCTGGATGTGTACGACACGCACCTGCACCACACGCCTGAAGGCGGCGCAATCCGCGCCGAGCAGATCCGCGACCTGCTCGCCTACGTGGACTCGACGCGCGGCGACGGTCCCGCGGTGCTGGCGGGCGACTTCAACTGCGAGCTCGGCAGCCCCGAGATGCGGCCGCTCGAGCGCGACTGGCTCGACGCGTTCGCGGCGACCCACCCGCGGGTCCGGGGAGAGCAGGCCGCGACCATGAATCCGCGGTTCGATGGCGGCGCCGCGCGCGCCATAGACCACGTGTTCGTGCCGCGCCGTGGCCGGCTCGTGCCGCGCGAGGCCGAGATCCTGTTCCGCGACTGCGGCCCCGACAGTGTCTGGGCCTCGGACCATTATGGCGTGCTCGCGCGCCTCGGCTCCCCCGACTCGAGGTAG
- a CDS encoding rhomboid family intramembrane serine protease codes for MEHDPSEPADLPADGRADDDEAAELAALGYVPPDPNEERPVDLWSAVGGVRPWGTLLLLLSWGVMFLLVGARGALADPRGLLAWGANATMLPWRENAWRLLASTFLHAGAAHVFFNSISLLVVGPAVERIFTRTRFWSVYALGGAVASFASLLWRDTRGGASLSVGGSGAIFALGGALLVATVRLRARLAPTRARALTAALLFLLAPGFAAGYAKPGTDNVAHAAGLACGALLGVLLPLDPRLGGRPPGTTTRVAAVVSLLALLTSLALGLAGGLTAR; via the coding sequence ATGGAACACGACCCCTCCGAACCGGCGGACCTGCCGGCCGACGGCCGCGCCGACGACGACGAAGCGGCCGAGCTCGCCGCGCTCGGCTACGTCCCGCCGGACCCGAACGAAGAGCGCCCGGTGGACCTGTGGTCCGCCGTCGGCGGGGTCCGGCCGTGGGGCACGCTGCTGCTGCTCCTTTCGTGGGGCGTGATGTTCCTGCTGGTCGGTGCGCGCGGCGCACTGGCCGATCCGCGCGGCCTGCTCGCCTGGGGAGCGAACGCGACGATGCTGCCGTGGCGCGAGAACGCCTGGCGCCTGCTGGCCTCGACGTTCCTGCACGCGGGCGCGGCGCACGTGTTCTTCAACTCGATCAGCCTGCTCGTGGTCGGCCCGGCGGTCGAGCGAATCTTCACTCGCACCCGCTTCTGGAGCGTCTACGCCCTGGGAGGCGCCGTCGCCTCGTTCGCGAGCCTGCTGTGGCGGGACACGCGCGGAGGCGCGAGCCTCAGCGTCGGGGGCTCGGGCGCGATCTTCGCGCTCGGCGGCGCACTGCTGGTCGCGACGGTGAGGCTGCGCGCGCGCCTCGCGCCCACGCGTGCGCGGGCGCTGACGGCGGCGCTGCTCTTCCTGCTCGCGCCCGGTTTCGCCGCCGGCTACGCGAAGCCGGGAACCGACAACGTCGCGCACGCGGCGGGACTCGCCTGCGGGGCGCTGCTCGGGGTGCTGCTGCCGCTCGACCCGAGGCTGGGCGGCAGGCCGCCGGGAACGACCACGCGCGTCGCGGCGGTGGTTTCCCTGCTCGCGCTCCTGACTTCGCTCGCCCTGGGACTGGCCGGTGGCCTCACGGCGCGCTGA
- a CDS encoding class I SAM-dependent methyltransferase — protein MSANVSSAASPLEAIKSRQQITWSSGDYGRIGVQLTLVGESLCEAVDLSANDRVLDVAAGNGNASLAAARRYADVTSTDYVPELLAQGAKRAEADGLALRTRVADVENLPFADGEFDVVLSTFGVMFAPDQERAAAGMLRVTRPGGRIGLANWTPEGFVGELFRLVGGFVPPPAGLRPAAAWGTEPRLVELFGPQAAGLRAHRRHHVFRYRSAEHWVDEFRRYYGPVHKAFAALDEAGQKALHAALIELLQRRNRGGAASLIVPGEYLEVVITRA, from the coding sequence ATGTCAGCGAACGTCTCATCCGCGGCTTCCCCGCTGGAAGCCATCAAGTCCCGCCAGCAGATCACCTGGTCGTCCGGTGACTACGGCCGGATCGGCGTCCAGCTCACGCTCGTCGGCGAGTCGCTGTGCGAGGCGGTGGACCTGAGCGCCAACGACCGCGTGCTCGACGTCGCCGCCGGCAACGGAAACGCCTCCCTCGCGGCCGCGCGCCGCTACGCCGACGTCACCTCGACCGACTACGTGCCCGAACTGCTCGCGCAGGGCGCGAAGCGCGCGGAGGCCGACGGGCTGGCCCTGCGCACGCGCGTCGCCGACGTCGAGAACCTGCCGTTCGCCGACGGTGAGTTCGACGTGGTGCTCTCGACCTTCGGGGTCATGTTCGCGCCGGACCAGGAGCGTGCCGCGGCCGGGATGCTGCGGGTGACGCGCCCCGGCGGGCGCATCGGGCTCGCGAACTGGACGCCGGAAGGGTTCGTCGGCGAGCTGTTCCGGCTGGTCGGCGGTTTCGTTCCGCCGCCGGCCGGCCTGCGTCCGGCGGCCGCGTGGGGCACGGAACCGCGCCTGGTCGAGCTGTTCGGTCCGCAGGCGGCCGGTCTGCGGGCGCACCGCCGGCACCACGTGTTCCGCTACCGCTCGGCCGAACACTGGGTGGACGAGTTCCGCCGCTACTACGGACCGGTGCACAAGGCTTTCGCCGCGCTGGACGAGGCCGGGCAGAAGGCGCTTCACGCCGCGCTCATCGAGCTGCTCCAGCGGCGCAACCGCGGCGGCGCGGCTTCGCTGATCGTGCCGGGCGAGTACCTCGAGGTCGTGATCACGCGGGCCTGA
- a CDS encoding AraC family transcriptional regulator, whose translation MSGDTLSDLLRAVRLRGAVFYHIEADERWVAEAPPAREIIAAIMPGAGHMIEFHGIVRGSCWAAVLGEPPVRLEAGDVVLFPQGEAHTLSSAPGMRAGQMDRSLFFTPRPLQLPFGLRVDDAGVVTPRREEAASGGTTVVCGFLGFDARPFNPLLASLPRVLHVPGAALGDASWIAGFLRTAADESGRRRPGGEAVLERMSEMMFVEVLRRHLDALPSEQTGWLAGLRDPAVGRALSLLHSRPAEAWTLESLGEQAGLSRSSLHERFVHFIGQPPMQYLAQWRMQLAAALLRDTDSKLIEIALEVGYENEAAFSRAFKRMAGSSPGSWRRALRSG comes from the coding sequence ATGAGCGGTGACACGCTGTCCGACCTGCTCCGCGCCGTGCGACTGCGGGGCGCGGTCTTCTACCACATCGAAGCGGACGAGCGCTGGGTCGCCGAGGCCCCGCCCGCGCGCGAGATCATCGCGGCGATCATGCCCGGCGCCGGGCACATGATCGAGTTCCACGGCATCGTGCGCGGCTCATGCTGGGCCGCGGTGCTCGGCGAGCCACCGGTGCGGCTGGAGGCCGGCGACGTGGTGCTCTTCCCGCAGGGCGAAGCGCACACGCTGTCGAGCGCGCCCGGCATGCGCGCCGGACAGATGGACCGCAGCCTGTTCTTTACGCCGCGGCCGCTGCAGCTGCCGTTCGGTCTGCGGGTGGACGACGCCGGCGTCGTGACGCCGAGGCGCGAGGAGGCCGCCTCGGGCGGCACCACGGTCGTGTGCGGCTTCCTCGGCTTCGACGCCCGGCCGTTCAATCCGCTACTCGCCTCGCTGCCGCGGGTGCTGCACGTGCCCGGCGCCGCCCTGGGGGACGCCTCGTGGATCGCGGGCTTCCTGCGCACGGCCGCCGACGAGTCGGGCCGGCGCCGCCCCGGGGGCGAGGCGGTGCTCGAGCGGATGAGCGAGATGATGTTCGTCGAGGTCCTGAGGCGCCACCTCGATGCGCTCCCATCGGAGCAGACCGGCTGGCTTGCCGGCCTGCGCGACCCCGCGGTCGGCCGGGCGCTGTCGTTGCTGCACTCGCGTCCCGCCGAGGCCTGGACGCTCGAGTCCCTCGGGGAGCAGGCCGGGCTCTCGCGCTCGAGCCTGCACGAACGATTCGTCCACTTCATCGGCCAGCCGCCGATGCAGTATCTGGCTCAGTGGCGCATGCAACTCGCCGCGGCACTTCTGCGGGACACCGATTCCAAGCTGATCGAGATCGCCCTCGAGGTCGGCTACGAGAACGAGGCGGCCTTCTCGCGCGCGTTCAAGCGCATGGCGGGGAGTTCGCCGGGCAGCTGGCGGCGCGCCCTGCGCTCGGGCTGA
- a CDS encoding DUF480 domain-containing protein, producing the protein MPPSEANPPAPAWTPLAPRERRVLGVLIEKAKTTPAGYPMSVNAIVAGCNQKNNRDPVTDYDELAVEQALDRLRTLKAVSEMDWLGRVSKYRHHAYEWLGVDRAEAAVLAELLLRGAQAMGELRGRAARMEPIEDLAALRPIAQALLDRGLMIELTPPGRGQIVSHNLYPPDELAELRGRYAGGAADSTAPAPAHPVAHAAAATTPDGGPVTSADTLAAEVAALRAEVTGLRAKVAEIEAAVRSFTR; encoded by the coding sequence ATGCCGCCATCCGAAGCGAATCCGCCCGCGCCCGCATGGACACCGCTCGCCCCGCGCGAGCGCCGCGTCCTCGGCGTGCTGATCGAGAAGGCCAAGACCACGCCCGCCGGCTACCCCATGTCGGTGAACGCGATCGTCGCCGGATGCAACCAGAAGAACAATCGTGATCCCGTGACCGACTACGACGAGCTGGCCGTCGAACAGGCACTCGACCGGCTGCGGACGCTGAAGGCCGTGAGCGAGATGGACTGGCTGGGGCGGGTGTCCAAGTACCGGCACCACGCCTACGAGTGGCTGGGCGTGGACCGGGCCGAGGCGGCGGTCCTGGCGGAACTGCTGCTGCGCGGCGCGCAGGCCATGGGCGAGCTGCGGGGCCGGGCCGCGCGCATGGAACCCATCGAGGATCTCGCGGCCCTGCGCCCCATCGCGCAGGCGCTGCTGGATCGCGGGCTCATGATCGAGCTCACGCCGCCCGGGCGCGGGCAGATCGTGAGCCACAACCTCTACCCGCCGGACGAACTGGCGGAGCTGCGGGGGCGCTACGCGGGAGGAGCCGCGGATTCCACGGCCCCGGCGCCCGCCCACCCCGTCGCGCACGCGGCCGCCGCAACCACGCCCGACGGCGGGCCGGTCACGTCGGCCGACACGCTCGCGGCCGAGGTCGCCGCCCTGCGGGCCGAAGTCACCGGCCTGCGGGCGAAAGTCGCCGAGATCGAGGCGGCGGTCCGCTCGTTCACCCGCTGA
- a CDS encoding efflux RND transporter periplasmic adaptor subunit, translating to MKRKSRLLWGAAAFVAVTILVLGVAAKSRGPKGLEVQTAKVERREIVQRVTATGRIQPKTQVKISADVSAKIKRLGVVEGQWVDKGAFLVELDRERYLAAVESAEATVRSAQANATLVRENRDRAQKEFERSKELMARQLESESDHDARRTAAQVEEARWKSALEQVAQARAALKQARDDLSKTTIYAPMAGTVSVLNKEAGEIALGSQFQADVILVIADLSEMEAQVDVDENDIVAIRKGQAAGIEADALLSQPLKGAVSEISSSANATAEGTSEQKTDFEIKIAIQDPPRTLRPGMTATAEIVTNTNPKALSVPIQCVALRTVDQLMKKGERRKDVESRYKPDKDGFVQVVFCLENGRAAARQVRTGIQSEDRIEVLDGLKEGEEVVTGSYRAISKDLENGAVVRVNNQKSPDKSDAGDPARG from the coding sequence ATGAAGAGGAAGAGCAGGCTTCTCTGGGGGGCCGCCGCCTTTGTCGCGGTGACGATCCTGGTCCTCGGCGTCGCGGCGAAGAGCCGCGGCCCGAAGGGACTCGAGGTCCAGACCGCGAAGGTGGAGCGGCGCGAGATCGTCCAGCGGGTCACCGCCACCGGCCGCATCCAGCCGAAGACCCAGGTCAAGATCAGCGCCGACGTGAGCGCGAAGATCAAGCGCCTGGGGGTCGTCGAGGGCCAGTGGGTGGACAAGGGCGCGTTTCTCGTCGAGCTCGACCGCGAGCGCTACCTGGCCGCCGTCGAGAGCGCCGAGGCGACGGTGCGCTCGGCGCAGGCGAACGCCACGCTGGTGCGCGAGAACCGGGACCGCGCGCAAAAGGAATTCGAGCGCTCGAAGGAACTCATGGCGCGTCAGCTCGAGTCCGAGTCCGACCACGACGCGCGGCGCACGGCGGCCCAGGTCGAGGAGGCGCGCTGGAAGTCGGCGCTCGAGCAGGTCGCCCAGGCCCGGGCCGCGCTCAAGCAGGCCCGCGACGATCTGTCCAAGACGACGATCTACGCGCCCATGGCCGGCACCGTGAGCGTCCTCAACAAGGAGGCCGGCGAGATCGCGCTCGGGTCGCAGTTCCAGGCGGACGTGATCCTCGTCATCGCCGATCTCTCGGAGATGGAAGCGCAGGTGGACGTGGACGAGAACGACATCGTCGCGATCCGCAAGGGGCAGGCGGCCGGGATCGAGGCCGACGCGCTGCTCTCGCAACCGCTGAAGGGCGCCGTCTCGGAGATCAGCAGCAGCGCCAACGCGACGGCCGAGGGCACGTCGGAGCAGAAGACGGATTTCGAGATCAAGATCGCGATCCAGGATCCGCCGCGGACGCTGCGCCCGGGGATGACCGCGACCGCCGAGATCGTGACGAACACGAACCCGAAGGCCCTGAGCGTGCCGATCCAGTGCGTCGCGTTGCGGACGGTGGACCAGCTGATGAAGAAGGGCGAGCGGCGCAAGGACGTCGAGTCGCGCTACAAGCCCGACAAGGACGGCTTCGTCCAGGTCGTCTTCTGCCTCGAGAACGGCAGGGCGGCGGCCCGGCAGGTGAGGACCGGAATCCAGAGCGAGGACCGCATCGAAGTCCTGGACGGCCTCAAGGAAGGCGAGGAGGTCGTGACCGGCAGCTATCGGGCGATCTCGAAGGATCTCGAAAACGGCGCCGTGGTGCGCGTCAACAACCAGAAGTCGCCCGACAAGTCCGACGCCGGCGACCCGGCGCGCGGCTAG
- a CDS encoding ABC transporter permease, with protein sequence MPFPVLLRESFRIALAALAANKARGALTTLGIVIGIVAVVTTMTAVNGLQNRFRESFSAVGSDVLYVSRMPWVVMNDFFLYRNRRPIDLREARALETRLRGRAAVSSSISRRADVRYGSRALEDVLVIGTTERRQLVSTTRPESGRFLMPFDVEYKRNVCVIGRDVSDALFAGLDPVNRKLRIGAHEFRVIGVMEKQGGGFLGGPNFDRQVYIPITSHVRVFGARRGLVDVNIAVKAPRQEEMADFEYELIGEMRKVRGLRPAEGDNFSVNKLDSLVGTFNNVMGIVLLVGLLVTSLSLFVGAVGVMNIMLVSVTERTREIGIRQAIGATRLSILTQFLLESAAICLLGGAVGIALAAAITAVLNATLMPASLSLPIVGVAVLVSVLVGVAAGVAPAWRGARLDPVEALRYE encoded by the coding sequence ATGCCCTTCCCCGTCCTGCTTCGCGAGTCCTTCCGCATCGCGCTCGCCGCCCTCGCGGCCAACAAGGCGCGCGGAGCGCTCACGACGCTCGGGATCGTCATCGGGATCGTCGCGGTCGTCACGACGATGACCGCGGTCAACGGACTGCAGAACCGGTTCCGCGAGAGCTTCTCGGCGGTCGGCAGCGACGTCCTCTACGTGTCGCGCATGCCGTGGGTCGTGATGAACGACTTCTTCCTCTACCGCAACCGTCGGCCGATCGACCTGCGCGAGGCGCGCGCGCTCGAGACACGGCTGCGCGGGCGGGCCGCGGTGAGTTCCTCGATCTCCCGTCGCGCCGATGTCCGCTACGGCTCGCGCGCGCTCGAGGACGTGCTCGTGATCGGCACCACCGAGCGCCGGCAGCTGGTGTCCACGACCCGGCCGGAGAGCGGCCGGTTCCTGATGCCCTTCGACGTCGAGTACAAGCGGAACGTGTGCGTGATCGGCCGGGACGTGAGCGACGCGTTGTTCGCGGGGCTCGACCCGGTGAACCGCAAGCTGCGCATCGGCGCCCACGAGTTTCGCGTCATCGGGGTCATGGAGAAGCAGGGTGGCGGTTTCCTCGGCGGGCCCAACTTCGACCGGCAGGTCTACATCCCGATCACCTCCCACGTGCGCGTGTTCGGGGCGCGCCGCGGGCTGGTGGACGTCAACATCGCGGTCAAGGCGCCCCGCCAGGAGGAGATGGCCGACTTCGAGTACGAACTGATCGGCGAGATGCGGAAGGTTCGCGGGCTGCGGCCCGCCGAAGGGGACAACTTCTCGGTCAACAAGCTGGACAGCCTCGTCGGCACCTTCAACAACGTCATGGGCATCGTGCTGCTCGTCGGGCTGCTGGTCACGAGCCTGTCGCTGTTCGTGGGCGCGGTCGGGGTCATGAACATCATGCTCGTGTCGGTGACCGAGCGGACGCGCGAAATCGGCATCCGGCAGGCGATCGGCGCGACCCGGCTCAGCATCCTCACCCAGTTCCTGCTCGAGTCCGCCGCGATCTGCCTGCTCGGTGGCGCGGTCGGCATCGCGCTGGCCGCGGCGATCACCGCGGTGCTGAACGCCACGCTCATGCCGGCGAGCCTGTCGCTGCCGATCGTCGGCGTCGCGGTGCTCGTCTCGGTGCTGGTCGGAGTGGCCGCGGGCGTCGCTCCGGCCTGGCGCGGTGCGCGGCTCGATCCGGTCGAAGCGCTCCGCTACGAATAG
- a CDS encoding ABC transporter permease: MNPRDLLAMSLGALFANKLRSLLTLIGIVVGVASIIAVMTAISLVQSAMEREMSVLGAQTFQVQKWPAGGFVTDAEQRRAMRRPPLTLADADAIRGNVAAVDLVGAELWDFGFAAEYHGERTHPNLSLCGGTPEYSANNSHFVGQGRNLSPLDVRSGARVVVIGPAIARKLFPFVDPIGRDLFVDRRPYRVIGVFDEKKSAFGGGFDSYLLIPVSTFLNVYGLVDRQGTARSVNITVRAKSPEQMDDAIDQTRQILRARRGVRPGEPDNFDFYNSASLITEFNKMSLGVKLAGFVIGIIALIVAGIGIMNIMLVAVTERTREIGLRKALGARPAGIRAQFLLEAVLLCNAGGVVGVLAGFALGNLVALFARFDPRVPLEWAVIGLLFCTAVGVVFGLLPAVRASRLDPIEALRYE; encoded by the coding sequence ATGAATCCGCGGGATCTGCTGGCCATGTCGCTCGGCGCGCTGTTCGCGAACAAGCTGCGCAGCCTGCTGACGCTTATCGGCATCGTCGTCGGCGTCGCTTCGATCATCGCCGTCATGACCGCGATCTCGCTGGTCCAGTCCGCGATGGAGCGCGAGATGAGCGTGCTCGGTGCGCAGACCTTCCAGGTCCAGAAGTGGCCCGCGGGAGGCTTCGTGACGGACGCCGAGCAGCGCCGCGCGATGCGCCGGCCACCGCTCACGCTCGCCGACGCCGACGCCATCCGCGGCAACGTGGCGGCGGTGGACCTGGTCGGCGCCGAACTCTGGGACTTCGGGTTCGCCGCCGAGTACCACGGCGAGCGGACCCACCCGAACCTGTCGTTGTGCGGCGGCACGCCCGAGTACTCGGCCAACAACAGTCACTTCGTCGGACAGGGCAGGAACCTGTCGCCGCTGGACGTGCGGAGCGGCGCCCGGGTCGTGGTGATCGGACCGGCGATCGCCCGGAAGCTGTTTCCGTTCGTGGACCCGATCGGGCGCGATCTGTTCGTGGACCGCCGGCCGTACCGCGTGATCGGCGTGTTCGACGAGAAGAAGTCGGCCTTCGGCGGCGGTTTCGACAGCTACCTGCTGATTCCGGTCAGCACGTTCCTGAACGTGTACGGGCTCGTGGACCGGCAGGGCACGGCGCGTTCGGTCAACATCACGGTGCGGGCGAAGAGCCCCGAACAGATGGACGACGCCATCGACCAGACGCGGCAGATCCTGCGCGCCCGCCGCGGCGTCCGGCCGGGCGAGCCCGACAACTTCGACTTCTACAACAGCGCCAGCCTGATCACCGAGTTCAACAAGATGAGCCTCGGGGTGAAGCTCGCGGGCTTCGTCATCGGCATCATCGCCCTGATCGTGGCGGGCATCGGCATCATGAACATCATGCTCGTGGCGGTCACCGAGCGGACGCGCGAGATCGGGCTGCGCAAGGCGCTCGGCGCGCGGCCCGCGGGCATCCGCGCGCAGTTCCTGCTCGAGGCGGTGCTGCTGTGCAATGCGGGCGGTGTCGTCGGGGTGCTCGCCGGGTTCGCTCTGGGCAACCTGGTCGCGCTGTTTGCCCGCTTCGACCCGCGCGTGCCGCTCGAGTGGGCGGTGATCGGCCTGCTGTTCTGCACCGCGGTCGGCGTGGTCTTCGGGCTCCTGCCGGCGGTGCGCGCTTCCCGTCTGGACCCGATCGAGGCGCTGCGGTACGAGTAG
- a CDS encoding peroxiredoxin: MDSTALPQVGQAAPDFSLASTAGGTQKLDKLKGRTVVLYFYPKDETPGCTKEACDFRDHRDDLKRAGVVVLGVSMDDLASHRRFRAKEKLTFPLLADTDGRVSRAYGVLRQRERDGKSFTYIERTTFVIDKTGHIARVWPRVSVSGHVEDVLAFVRGS; encoded by the coding sequence ATGGATTCCACGGCGCTTCCGCAGGTCGGACAGGCCGCACCCGACTTCTCGCTCGCTTCGACCGCGGGCGGCACGCAGAAGCTGGACAAGCTCAAGGGCCGGACGGTGGTGCTCTACTTCTACCCGAAGGACGAGACGCCGGGCTGCACCAAGGAGGCGTGTGATTTTCGCGACCACCGGGACGACCTCAAGCGCGCCGGGGTCGTCGTGCTCGGCGTCTCGATGGACGACCTCGCCTCGCACCGCCGCTTCCGCGCCAAAGAGAAGCTGACGTTTCCGCTCCTCGCCGACACCGACGGGCGGGTCTCGCGCGCCTACGGCGTCCTGCGCCAGCGCGAACGCGACGGCAAGTCCTTCACCTACATCGAGCGCACCACGTTCGTGATCGACAAGACCGGGCACATCGCCCGCGTCTGGCCCAGGGTGAGCGTCAGCGGCCACGTGGAGGACGTGCTCGCGTTCGTGCGCGGCTCCTGA
- a CDS encoding AraC family transcriptional regulator, whose product MWTRTGTVLTVSSRAMVGACEGLGLDAAELLRAAGVPREQLDDPDARLDAAVVGRLWEKAYELSRDPVLSLHAAEACPLGAYKVIDFMAANAATVGEAFRFAARYFHLINTAIRLPIDESGDPVTLDIVEEGGAGPVARAFAEYCFAAFVLHVRAATEAPVPLLRVTFVHPAPADPREHRRIFGCTVEFEARRCRIEIGRAAWDTPTAHAHPGVLQVLSEHADRLLRDLPRGPALVERTRQAIGARLRGDRASLEAVARELGMSPRSLQRRLGELGCSYITLADQVRRATAQLYLEQPDIAIAEIAYLLGFADPSTFHRAFKRWTGETPSRAREKSRRSGA is encoded by the coding sequence ATGTGGACGCGAACCGGAACGGTGCTCACGGTTTCGAGCCGCGCGATGGTCGGCGCCTGCGAGGGGCTGGGCCTCGATGCGGCCGAACTGCTGCGCGCCGCCGGTGTCCCCCGCGAGCAGCTGGACGATCCGGACGCCCGGCTCGACGCGGCCGTCGTGGGCCGGCTGTGGGAGAAGGCCTACGAGCTCTCCCGCGATCCGGTGCTCTCGCTGCACGCCGCCGAGGCGTGCCCGCTCGGCGCCTACAAGGTCATCGACTTCATGGCCGCGAACGCCGCCACCGTCGGCGAGGCGTTCCGCTTCGCCGCGCGTTATTTCCACCTCATCAACACGGCCATCCGGCTGCCGATCGACGAGTCGGGCGACCCGGTCACGCTCGACATCGTCGAGGAGGGCGGCGCCGGCCCGGTCGCGCGCGCGTTCGCCGAGTACTGCTTCGCCGCCTTCGTCCTGCACGTGCGCGCGGCCACCGAGGCGCCGGTTCCGCTCCTCCGCGTGACGTTCGTCCACCCGGCGCCCGCCGACCCCCGCGAGCACCGGCGAATCTTCGGCTGCACGGTCGAGTTCGAGGCGCGGCGCTGCCGGATCGAGATCGGCCGCGCAGCCTGGGACACCCCGACGGCCCACGCCCATCCCGGCGTGCTGCAGGTGCTGAGCGAGCACGCCGACCGGTTGCTGCGCGACCTGCCGAGGGGCCCGGCGCTGGTGGAGCGCACGAGGCAGGCCATCGGCGCCCGCCTTCGCGGCGACCGGGCCTCGCTCGAGGCCGTCGCACGGGAGCTGGGAATGAGCCCGCGAAGCCTGCAGCGGCGGCTGGGCGAGCTCGGCTGCTCGTACATCACCCTCGCCGACCAGGTGAGAAGGGCCACCGCACAGCTCTACCTCGAGCAGCCCGACATCGCGATCGCCGAGATCGCCTACCTGCTGGGCTTCGCGGACCCGAGCACGTTTCATCGGGCTTTCAAACGCTGGACGGGCGAGACCCCTTCCCGGGCCCGGGAAAAGTCGCGGCGGTCGGGAGCGTGA
- a CDS encoding SET domain-containing protein: MKKRPPHDGVYARIGPSRVHGVGVIAIRDIPAGTLVFRGENERVAWVSRAAVRRLPPATRALYEDFGMIWGGRIGVPPSLNNLSVGWYVNHSTRPNVEAGEDARFRALRRIRRGEELTADYRTFVDEPLAFRARGARRKKRAPAGRRET; this comes from the coding sequence GTGAAGAAGCGCCCGCCGCACGACGGCGTCTACGCCCGCATCGGCCCCTCGCGCGTTCACGGCGTCGGCGTCATCGCCATTCGCGATATTCCGGCCGGGACGCTCGTTTTTCGGGGTGAGAACGAGCGCGTCGCATGGGTCTCACGCGCGGCCGTGCGGCGCCTGCCGCCCGCGACGCGCGCCCTGTACGAGGACTTCGGCATGATCTGGGGCGGGCGCATCGGCGTGCCCCCGAGCCTCAACAACCTGTCCGTGGGCTGGTACGTGAACCATTCCACGCGGCCGAACGTCGAGGCCGGTGAGGACGCCCGCTTCCGCGCGCTTCGCCGGATTCGCAGGGGCGAGGAACTGACCGCCGACTACCGGACGTTCGTGGACGAGCCGCTGGCGTTTCGCGCCCGAGGAGCGCGGAGGAAGAAGCGCGCGCCAGCCGGCAGGCGCGAGACGTAG
- a CDS encoding SET domain-containing protein produces the protein MAEAYPKLLSLPRHAHPSATLLRTGADLVGIQVQDRHRRLVAVGDIARGTLVFRLEGRESPKPTRYSVQVGPGLHLDPDFGRDEFEMVQKYFWRYLDHACEPTVRIIGRDVIALRDIAEDEGVTFHYCTTEYDMATPFDCRCGSDHCMGRIRGACHLTPVQRRRLAKWMADYLK, from the coding sequence TTGGCCGAGGCCTATCCGAAGCTGCTGTCGCTGCCGCGTCACGCCCACCCTTCCGCAACGCTGCTGCGCACCGGCGCCGATCTCGTCGGCATCCAGGTGCAGGATCGTCACCGCCGCCTCGTCGCCGTCGGCGACATCGCCCGCGGAACGCTCGTCTTCCGGCTCGAGGGCCGTGAAAGCCCGAAGCCGACGCGGTACTCCGTGCAGGTGGGCCCGGGGCTTCATCTCGACCCCGACTTCGGCAGGGACGAGTTCGAGATGGTGCAGAAGTACTTCTGGCGCTACCTGGACCACGCCTGCGAGCCGACCGTGCGGATCATCGGCCGCGACGTGATCGCGCTGCGCGACATCGCCGAGGACGAGGGCGTGACCTTTCACTACTGCACCACCGAGTACGACATGGCGACACCCTTCGACTGCCGGTGCGGGAGCGATCACTGCATGGGCAGGATCCGCGGCGCGTGTCACCTGACGCCGGTCCAGCGCCGCCGGCTGGCGAAGTGGATGGCCGACTACCTGAAGTAG